The following coding sequences are from one Salvia hispanica cultivar TCC Black 2014 chromosome 3, UniMelb_Shisp_WGS_1.0, whole genome shotgun sequence window:
- the LOC125214738 gene encoding beta-D-glucosyl crocetin beta-1,6-glucosyltransferase-like, translated as MFPWLGYGHITPYLELAKKLTTKGFFIYLCSTQTTLNSIQNKIPQNLSNSIELVPLALEVSQDDLPEKYHTTNGLPPHLMLKLKEAFDNSKHNFSSILEKHRPDLLVFDFLQPWAPPLAEALGIPSVIFITSSSVMTSFMFHHFNNPEAEFPYGNIRFRDYESRFMDELLADARDDEEREKGSAGVSMSREVALIKGSGEIEGRYIEYVSRLTGKRFVPVGPLVQEPDEKSSSSELLSWLDKKEARSTVFVSFGSEYFLSKEDMDGIAHGLLQSKANFIWVVRFPETEVVLEEKLPEGFLDKVGERGKIVQGWAPQTRILVHPNVGGFVSHCGWNSVMESFKFGVPIVAVPMHLDQPINARLVEEVGAGEEVLRDRDGRLNAEAVAAVINRVVVEDGVRAKVDEVKKMLALKGDGEIDEVARELMSICSKSLIN; from the coding sequence ATGTTCCCATGGCTAGGGTATGGCCACATCACACCATACCTTGAGCTTGCCAAAAAACTCACCACTAAAGGCTTCTTCATCTACTTGTGCTCCACTCAAACCACTCTCAATTCCATCCAAAACAAAATCCCTCAAAACTTGTCAAACTCCATTGAATTAGTCCCCCTTGCATTGGAGGTTTCACAAGATGATCTCCCTGAGAAGTACCACACCACCAATGGCCTCCCTCCCCACCTCATGCTCAAGCTCAAGGAGGCCTTTGACAACTCCAAACATAACTTCTCTTCCATTTTGGAGAAGCACAGGCCCGACCTCCTCGTCTTCGACTTCCTCCAGCCGTGGGCCCCACCGCTGGCCGAGGCCTTGGGCATCCCTTCCGTCATATTCATCACCAGCAGCTCTGTCATGACCAGTTTCATGTTCCATCATTTCAACAATCCGGAGGCTGAGTTCCCGTACGGGAACATCAGGTTCCGTGACTACGAGTCTCGTTTCATGGACGAGCTGCTGGCCGACGCCAGGGACGATGAAGAGAGGGAGAAGGGCTCTGCGGGAGTCAGCATGTCTCGCGAGGTCGCCCTCATCAAGGGGTCTGGGGAGATCGAAGGGAGATACATCGAGTATGTGTCTCGTTTGACCGGGAAGAGGTTTGTCCCGGTCGGCCCTCTCGTTCAGGAGCCGGACGAGAAGTCCTCATCATCAGAGTTGTTGTCTTGGTTGGATAAGAAAGAGGCGAGATCGACTGTTTTCGTCTCGTTTGGGAGCGAGTACTTCCTTAGCAAGGAGGACATGGATGGGATTGCTCATGGTTTGCTGCAATCCAAAGCTAACTTCATTTGGGTTGTGAGGTTTCCGGAAACCGAGGTGGTTCTCGAGGAGAAGCTTCCGGAAGGGTTTCTTGACAAGGTTGGGGAAAGGGGGAAGATTGTGCAAGGCTGGGCCCCACAGACAAGGATCCTGGTGCATCCAAATGTGGGAGGCTTTGTGAGCCACTGTGGCTGGAACTCTGTGATGGAGAGCTTCAAGTTTGGGGTTCCTATCGTCGCGGTGCCGATGCATCTGGACCAGCCCATCAACGCTAGGCTGGTCGAAGAGGTTGGTGCGGGTGAGGAGGTGCTGAGGGACAGAGATGGGAGGCTGAATGCTGAGGCAGTTGCTGCGGTGATCAATCGTGTCGTGGTGGAAGATGGTGTGAGGGCGAAGGTGGATGAGGTTAAGAAGATGCTCGCGTTGAAGGGCGATGGGGAGATCGATGAAGTTGCTCGAGAACTCATGAGCATTTGCAGCAAGAGTTTGATCAACTAA
- the LOC125209170 gene encoding endoglucanase 16, whose amino-acid sequence MKLVRSRFHVITWLVVFGCLSAVRADFDYRSALTKSIIFLEAQRSGKLPATNRVPWRGDSALDDGKLENIDLAGGYYDAGDNVKFGLPMAFTVTTLAWAGIHYRAELQAAGEMDNVRSALRWGTDYLLKASAEKNKLYVEVGDPHKDHACWANPENMDTPRTVLKIDQSTPGTEIAAETAAALASSSIVFRDLDRAYAGVLLTRAKALYDFAKTYKGSFSGECPFYCSHSGPNDELLWGAAWLYYATKMPVYLDYVKGEAKSAQVAEFSWDLKYAGAQILLYQFLMEGEKDLKKYKEEADGFVCSNIPGNSNYQVFITPGGMINLRDGANSQYVTGVAFLFSIYSDYLTKNKDKVYCSSTQIEPAKLAAFAKQQMDYLLGKNPENRSYMVGFGKNPPTQAHHRGASIPKLPKDEKVVCGSSFGKYLHPDKPNVNELTGAILGGPNKNDKFEDKRNKSSFTEPCTYINSLAVGALAKLAKPHAKV is encoded by the exons ATGAAGTTAGTTAGGAGTAGATTCCATGTAATAACATGGCTGGTGGTCTTTGGCTGTCTCTCCGCCGTAAGAGCCGATTTCGACTATCGTAGCGCCCTCACGAAGTCGATCATCTTCTTGGAGGCACAACGGTCCGGGAAGCTCCCCGCGACCAACAGGGTCCCTTGGAGGGGAGACTCCGCCCTCGACGATGGCAAACTCGAaaat ATTGACCTAGCGGGAGGCTACTATGACGCGGGCGACAACGTCAAGTTCGGCCTCCCGATGGCCTTCACAGTGACAACCCTAGCCTGGGCCGGCATACACTACCGCGCCGAACTCCAGGCGGCCGGGGAGATGGACAATGTCCGGTCGGCCCTCCGATGGGGCACGGACTACCTCCTCAAGGCGAGCGCCGAGAAGAACAAACTCTACGTGGAGGTCGGGGATCCCCACAAGGACCACGCCTGCTGGGCCAACCCCGAGAACATGGACACCCCCCGGACGGTCCTCAAGATCGACCAATCCACCCCGGGCACCGAGATCGCCGCCGAGACCGCCGCCGCCCTAGCCTCCTCCTCCATCGTTTTTCGTGACCTCGACCGCGCCTACGCCGGCGTCCTCCTCACCCGAGCCAAAGCc CTATATGATTTTGCAAAGACTTATAAAGGAAGCTTCAGTGGAGAGTGCCCCTTCTATTGCTCTCACTCTGGCCCTAAT GATGAGTTGCTGTGGGGAGCAGCATGGCTATACTATGCCACCAAAATGCCTGTTTACCTTGATTATGTAAAAGGAGAAGCCAAGAGCGCCCAAGTCGCTGAATTCAGCTGGGATCTCAAATATGCAGGAGCACAAATCCTTCTCTATCAA ttcTTAATGGAGGGGGAGAAGGATTTGAAGAAATACAAAGAGGAGGCTGATGGATTTGTGTGCTCAAATATACCTGGAAACTCTAATTACCAAGTTTTCATTACACCAG GTGGAATGATTAATTTGAGAGACGGCGCGAATTCGCAATATGTGACCGGGGTGGCCTTCCTCTTTAGCATCTACAGCGACTATCTCACCAAGAACAAGGATAAGGTCTACTGCAGCAGCACGCAGATCGAGCCGGCCAAACTCGCCGCCTTCGCCAAGCAACAG ATGGACTATCTACTTGGCAAGAATCCTGAAAATAGGTCTTACATGGTTGGATTTGGGAAGAATCCACCCACACAAGCTCATCACAGGGGTGCATCCATCCCGAAGCTGCCCAAGGACGAGAAGGTCGTGTGCGGGTCGAGCTTTGGAAAATATTTACACCCGGATAAACCAAACGTTAACGAGCTCACCGGGGCCATTCTTGGTGGGCCCAACAAGAACGACAAATTCGAGGACAAGCGGAATAAATCCTCCTTTACCGAGCCGTGCACCTACATCAACTCATTGGCAGTTGGTGCGTTAGCCAAGCTCGCTAAACCTCATGCCAAAGTTTAA
- the LOC125216804 gene encoding protein OXIDATIVE STRESS 3 LIKE 2-like, translating to MPTRVIQDGIFGGDQRLCVGKKVMFKDVREGEGREGGKVGMVKNSCKNVSFSDESSSSIGKNSDVSENSMEKSGDGEEVQSSYIGPLDAMEDLEKVLPIRRGISRFYNGKSKSFASLRDASSSTSIKEIAKTESAHARKRRNLLATNLFHQPQRGSPLKGNGAGILKRVASKTTLALAVAMSNSESKCNSPSGSSSPRKEDFSTSRSFSLADLQHCAGVNLNLNSNSNGMALKPTG from the exons ATGCCTACAAGAGTGATTCAAGATGGGATTTTTGGTGGAGATCAGAGGTTGTGTGTGGGGAAAAAGGTTATGTTTAAGGATGTCAGAGAGGGAGAGGGGAGAGAAGGTGGTAAAGTTGGGATGGTGAAGAATTCTTGCAAGAATGTTAGTTTCTCTGATGAATCATCATCTTCTATAGGGAAAAACAGTGATGTTTCTGAGAATTCAATGGAGAAATCTGGTGATGGTGAAGAGGTTCAGAGCTCATATATAGGGCCATTGGATGCCATGGAAGATTTGGAGAAAGTTTTGCCAATTAg GAGGGGAATTTCGAGGTTCTACAACGGGAAATCGAAGTCATTTGCGAGCCTACGAGATGCTTCGTCGTCGACTTCCATCAAAGAGATTGCGAAAACAGAGAGCGCACATGCGAGGAAACGGAGAAACCTGCTCGCCACCAACCTCTTCCACCAACCTCAGCGAGGCTCCCCGCTGAAGGGCAATGGGGCGGGCATATTAAAGAGGGTAGCTAGCAAGACCACATTGGCTCTGGCCGTGGCAATGAGCAACTCGGAGAGCAAATGCAACTCTCCGAGTGGCTCCTCCTCGCCAAGGAAGGAGGATTTCTCAACATCGAGATCCTTCTCCCTGGCTGACTTGCAGCATTGTGCTGGCGTTAACCTAAACCTAAACTCGAATTCTAACGGAATGGCTTTGAAGCCGACCGGATAG